One Gordonia pseudamarae genomic window, GGTCGGCGGTCTTCTGATCGTGATCGGATGACCTCGCCGTCCGCGACCATCGCTGTACGGGCAACGGAATGAGCGTCGGTTTTCGGGGTTCCATCGCCGGATTTCCCGCGCAGGATCTGACATAGCCCGCGCCGGTGGCGCTCAGATGTCGAGACCGAGCAGGGCGTTCTCCAGGACCTCCGGCATGGCGGGGTGGATCCAGTACTGGCCGCGGGCCATCCGGCGGGCGTCCAGGCCGAACGACATGGCCTGGATGACGGGCTGGATGACCGTCGATGCCTGTGGTCCGAGGATGTGGCAGCCCAGAATGCGGCCGGTGCCGCGTTCGGCGATCACCTTGCACAGGCCGGTGGTGTCCTCCATCGCCCAGCCGTAGGCGACGTCGCCGTAGTTCTGCACCTTCACCGTGATGTCGTGACCGGCGGCGCGGGCCTGACTCTCGGTGAGCCCGACGGATGCGACCTGGGGATCGGTGAACACGGCGCCCGGCACGAACCGGTGGTCGAAACGGTCCAGATCCGTTGCGTCCCAGCCTTTCAGCAGGTTGGCCTGCACCACGCGCTGCTCGTGATTGGCGACGTGTTTGAGCTGATACGGCGAACTCACATCACCGAGCGCCCACACACCGCGGGCGGCGGTACGGCCGGCGTCGTCGACCACAACCCGGCCATCGTCGTGCACCGTGACGCCGATGGAGTCGAGGCCGAGGCGGTCGCCGTTGGACCGGCGTCCCACGGCGACCAGCAGAGCATCGGCGTCGCAGTGGCTGCCGTCGGCGAAGCTTATCCGTACACCGCCATCGGGTAGTTCCGAGGCGCCACTGACGTCACTGTTCAGCCGCACACCCCACTGCTCGTGCGCGACTTCGGTGAATCGTGCCGAGATGTCGTCGTCCTGGGAACGCAACAGACGGCCACTACGGGCGATGATCGTCACCCGCGAACCCAGCGAACCGAAGACGTGGGCGAATTCGGCGGCGATATAACCGCTTCCGACAATGGTCAGTCGTTCCGGCAACGCGGGCAGGCGCATGACGTCATTGTTGGTGTAGTACCGCACACCGCTGTCGGCGATCGCCGGCGGGATCACCGGGCGGGCTCCGGCCGCGATCACCACCTGCCGGGCCAGCACCGTCGCCGTGTCGGTGACAAGGCGGTACAGGCCGTCGGGGTCGCGGCCGTCGACCACCACATGCGACGGGTACACGGTGATGTTGGGGCACCGCTCGACCCGGTACTCCTTGCCGCCCGCCGAGATCGGATCGATCCGGCCGAACACCCGCGCCACGATCGACGGCCAATCGGCGCCGTCGAACGAGGCGCTGATACCGTACCGCGCCGCGCCGCCGATCGTGTCGGCCACGTCGGCGGCGTACACGAACATCTTGGTGGGGATGCACCCCACATTCAGGCAGGTGCCGCCGTAGACGCTTTCTTCGAAGATGGCGATCGACATGTCGTCGAAACGCTCGTCGGGGATCGAATTGCCACTGCCCGAACCGATGATCGCCAGATCGACTACCTGGGCGGTGTCCGCGCCGGTCATCGGGCGTTCTCGTTCGCGGTGCCGGCCGCCGCACCGGATTCGGGGGCGCCGGATCCGGGTGGTTCGGTGTCGTGGGTGATCTCGGTCAGCCACTCGCCCAGGGCGCGGTAGGCGCTCTCGCGGGCCTGTGTGGCCGACAGGAAGACATCATGCCGGGCCCCGGTGATGGGCACCACCCGCACGCGGTCGCCCAGATGTGCGCTCCACCGTGCCATGTGGCGCACATCGAGCACCACGTCGGCGAAATCGGCGGCGGCCGAGTAGTGGCGGGCCGCCAATGACG contains:
- a CDS encoding mycothione reductase, whose protein sequence is MTGADTAQVVDLAIIGSGSGNSIPDERFDDMSIAIFEESVYGGTCLNVGCIPTKMFVYAADVADTIGGAARYGISASFDGADWPSIVARVFGRIDPISAGGKEYRVERCPNITVYPSHVVVDGRDPDGLYRLVTDTATVLARQVVIAAGARPVIPPAIADSGVRYYTNNDVMRLPALPERLTIVGSGYIAAEFAHVFGSLGSRVTIIARSGRLLRSQDDDISARFTEVAHEQWGVRLNSDVSGASELPDGGVRISFADGSHCDADALLVAVGRRSNGDRLGLDSIGVTVHDDGRVVVDDAGRTAARGVWALGDVSSPYQLKHVANHEQRVVQANLLKGWDATDLDRFDHRFVPGAVFTDPQVASVGLTESQARAAGHDITVKVQNYGDVAYGWAMEDTTGLCKVIAERGTGRILGCHILGPQASTVIQPVIQAMSFGLDARRMARGQYWIHPAMPEVLENALLGLDI